The genomic segment ACGGCTTCGCACTGGGAACCCATGCACTCACAAACGCATCGGTGAAAACCAGTTGGCGCCCCGCATCTACCGTCAAAAAAACACCGGGATTCGGCACCTGCTCTCCGTTGGGGCCCACCATGTGGGTGAAAAACCGGCCGCCGGGGAACAGCTCCATCTCAGCATGGCTAACGCCCCAGGGTTTCGGGCAAAACCACTGACACAGGAGCTCTGGCTCTGTCCAGCAGCGCCACACCGCAGCGCGTGGCGCGGCCAAGGTGCGTTCAAGAAGCAAGGGGTAAGCGGGTGACGAAATCGACATAACGGACTCCGGAAATTCAAGCAGCCGGCCGAGTGTAGCCCGCTCAACCGAGACAAGCCACCCAACAAAAACGGGCCCGAAGGCCCGTTTTGGAAAGCAAACACCGCAGAGGGTTTACTTCTTCTCCATCATGGCTTTGCACTCTGCCTTCATCTTGTCGTCGGCTTTGGCAGCGTCCATCTTCTTGCACTCTTCCATTTTTTTGTCGTCTTTCATGGCACCGCCGTGGGAGGCAGCGAAAGAACCGAAAGAGGCTGTGGCAAGGACGGAAGCAACTACTACGCTAAAAATCTTGTTCATGGTTAGACTCCAATGACAGGTTTTGAACCACCGGGATAGATGGCCTGCCAAATATACGCCACTTATGAAAAATTTGCCTAAGCTAATACAAATAACGGTATGGATGTGGTCTGCAGTCCTCGCGGGCGGTTTGGCAAGTCAGGCGGCAATAGCAGCCCCCTTTGTCCCGACCTCCGACAACCAAGTGCTGCAAAAGCTGCCGGCTCGTGCCGCTGACCCGGTTGCAAAAGAGCTGGCCACCCTGCGCAGCTCCGCAAGCCAGCGCCCCAAAGACCCGGCCACCCAAGCTGCGTTGGTACAGCGCTATGTGGACCTTGCCAATGCGCAGGGTGACCCGCGCTACATCGGTTACGCCGATGCGGTGGTGTCTGCGTTCGCAGGCCCCCTGAGCCCCGAATTGCTCACCTTGAAAGGCGTATTGCGCCAGTACCGACATGATTTTCAAGGAGCCCTGCAGGATTTTGCCCAGGCGCTGACCTTAGACCCGAGCTACGCCCAAGCCCACGCCTGGCGGGGCGCCATCTATCTGGTGCAAGCAGACTACAGCGCCGCCCGCAAAGAATGCACCGCCTTGAAGCAACTCGGCCGCGACGCCCTGCACGGCGCCTGCTTAGGCTTAACCCAAAGTTACTCCGGTGATCTGCCAGCAGGGTACGAAACTTTGCGCCAAGCGCTCGCGCAGGCCCGCTCGACGGCTAGCCAGTTGTGGCTGCTGACAAGAATGGGCGAAGTAGCCGCCTGGCAAGGGCAGACGGCCATCGCCCGGCAGCATTACCAGCAAGCGCTGGCACTGGGTCAGGACGATATTTACCTGCTGGCCGCCTGGTCCGACTTTTTGCTGGACAACGGTCAGGCTGCCGACGTTGTCAAGCTGTTGTCTACCTGGGAGTCAGCCGACAGCTTGCTGGTCCGCCTTGCTATTGCGGAAACACTGACCGGTAGCCCCAAGGCTGCTGTCCACGTCAAGATGCTGGCCGACCGCTTCGCCGCGGCCCGCGCAAGGGGCGATACCACCCACCTCGCCGAAGAATCACGGTTCGAGCTACAGGTCCGCAAAGATGCACCCACAGCCCTGCGCTTGGCCCAAGAAAACTATGCGTACCAGCGCGAACCCCGGGATGCGCGGGTGTTGCTGGAGGCCGCTGTGGTGGCTAAGCAAGCCCCAGCGGCCCAACCTGTTGTGGACTGGTTGAGCGCCAGTAATTTCGGAGACCTCCGGATGAAGCAACTCGCCAAGGAGCTGAAATGAAGTGGCGCTTGATTCTTGTTTTGCTGCTGAGCCTTGGCTGGCTCCCGGCACAGGCTCACAAAGCCAGCGATAGCTATCTGGCACTCAAGGTAGACGGTAGCCAGGTCAGCGGACAGTGGGATATTGCACTGCGCGACATCGACTTTGCCCTGGGTCTCGATGCCAATGGGGATGGCGACATCACGTGGGGTGAAGTGCGAGCCAAACACGGCGAAATCGACGCCTGGAGCACCAATGCACTGACCGTGGAGCGTGGCGGGCGCTGCCCACTGCGCGTGACCGAGCACTTGATTGATGAGCATACCGATGGCGCCTATGCGGTCATGCGTTTGCAGGGGGAGTGCCCTGCAGCGGATGCCGACGTGTCGGTGAACTACCGGCTGCTGTTTGGTGTGGATGCCCTGCATCGCGGCCTACTTCGCCTGGATCTGGATGGGGAAACCACCTCCTCCATCTTTTCGCCGGAAACACCCCAGCAGCAGTTCAAGCCCAAAGCCCTCTCCGGTCTGCGCCAGTTAGGCGGATTTTTGGTGCAGGGGGTATGGCATATCTGGATCGGGTTTGACCATATTCTTTTCTTGCTCGCATTGCTCTTGCCTGTGGTGCTGGTTCGGGAGGGAAAGCGTTGGGTGCCGGTCGCCCGCTTCCGGGATGCGAGTCGTGAAGTACTGTGGGTCGTAACCGCCTTCACCATCGCCCATTCGATCACCCTGTCACTCGCGGCTTTGCAGTTGATTGA from the Rhodoferax potami genome contains:
- a CDS encoding SRPBCC family protein gives rise to the protein MSISSPAYPLLLERTLAAPRAAVWRCWTEPELLCQWFCPKPWGVSHAEMELFPGGRFFTHMVGPNGEQVPNPGVFLTVDAGRQLVFTDAFVSAWVPSAKPFMVGDIAFADSADGGTHYIARALHWTESDQKQHEAMGFHQGWDAATKQLEALAASL
- a CDS encoding tetratricopeptide repeat protein — its product is MWSAVLAGGLASQAAIAAPFVPTSDNQVLQKLPARAADPVAKELATLRSSASQRPKDPATQAALVQRYVDLANAQGDPRYIGYADAVVSAFAGPLSPELLTLKGVLRQYRHDFQGALQDFAQALTLDPSYAQAHAWRGAIYLVQADYSAARKECTALKQLGRDALHGACLGLTQSYSGDLPAGYETLRQALAQARSTASQLWLLTRMGEVAAWQGQTAIARQHYQQALALGQDDIYLLAAWSDFLLDNGQAADVVKLLSTWESADSLLVRLAIAETLTGSPKAAVHVKMLADRFAAARARGDTTHLAEESRFELQVRKDAPTALRLAQENYAYQREPRDARVLLEAAVVAKQAPAAQPVVDWLSASNFGDLRMKQLAKELK
- a CDS encoding HupE/UreJ family protein, yielding MKWRLILVLLLSLGWLPAQAHKASDSYLALKVDGSQVSGQWDIALRDIDFALGLDANGDGDITWGEVRAKHGEIDAWSTNALTVERGGRCPLRVTEHLIDEHTDGAYAVMRLQGECPAADADVSVNYRLLFGVDALHRGLLRLDLDGETTSSIFSPETPQQQFKPKALSGLRQLGGFLVQGVWHIWIGFDHILFLLALLLPVVLVREGKRWVPVARFRDASREVLWVVTAFTIAHSITLSLAALQLIELPSRWVESVIALSVVLAALNNIYPMVGERRWVAAFVFGLIHGFGFASVLADLGLPSHALVLSLVGFNVGVELGQLAIVVVFLPLAYVMRKTRFYKQGVFIGGSVLTLLLALVWFIERAFDIQWMAT